CGCTTGCACCCCGAACCTTTGGATGTGAGTTACGTTTACCCCAATTGGGTATCGAGATTGGGAGACGATTTTAAAATTTATTGCCTCTTTTGTCCGGTCAGCGAAACCCAAACCCGCGCCTACCTGCTGCACTTTACCTCATTGAATGCTTTTTGGCGCTTGCACAAACTCCCCGTGGGGTTCCGTCGCTGGGTGAAAAATAGTTTGTTTGGTTCGGCACAGAAATTATTGGACGGGTTAGTGCGCCAGGATGTGGCGATGATCGAACAGGAACAGCAAGCGTACCTACAAAATCCCCAACGGCGCACCTACGAGTTAAATCCCGCGATTTTTAGCGTACAGCAACTGATTCGCCAACAGGTAGAAGAAGGGAAATACGAAAAAATCTCGAACATCTCTTGACGGCAGTCAATTTATCCCCTATCATTCACAAGTGTGAGGAGCGAACCAGTAAGGGAACCGAGACGAAACACGGCAAGTCGTCGGTTCTCTTTCTGATCTCTAGGTATTTTTAAAGTCAGGATGGGGTCGCAACGAAACACGACAAGTCGTCGGTTCTCTTCCCGATCTCTAGGAACTTTTATAACAGAAATCGTTGAATAGCTGCGGCTACACCCTCCCCCTCTACATCGGGTGCAACCCACTGAGCAACTTCTTTAACAGCGTTGGGTGCATCGCCCATTGCAATTCCCAATCCCGCGTATTCAAGCATTTCGAGATCGTTGAAATTATCCCCAATTGCCATCACATTTTCCGGCTTTAATCCCAAAAATTCTTCCGCCAAAAAACGAACCCCCGATCCTTTGTTGGCTTGGGGGTGAATTGTTTCAAAAAAGAGTTCGGAGGATTGGGTCAAGTAAAGTTGTTCTGGGGTGTAACGGGCTTTCAAACTCGCCGCAATTTTGGGAATGAGTTGAGGGGTGTCTGCAAGGGCAAGAACTTTGGTGATGGGATGCTGCAATAGGGTTCGTAAATCTCCCACTGCAATGGGTTCCACCCCAGAACGTCGGGAATACCCTTCGGTGTCGGCGTTAATTTCGCGCACGTACAAGCAATCGTTGCTATAAAAATGAACGCCCACGCGCGATCGCCATTCCGGTTGCTCGAAATAATCCAATAACTCTAACGCCGCCTGAATAGGAACGTTTAGCTGTCGATGAATCTCGCGGGTGAGGGGATTTTGAATCCAAGCGCCATTGTAGGCAAGGAGGGGTAAGGGGGAGTTAATGGCTTGGTGAAAGCGCAGTGCAGAACGATACATTCGTCCCGTCGCGATCGCGACTTGAATCCCTTTTTCCTGTACAGCTTGAATGGCCTCGATGACAGACGGACTAATTTCATTAGAAATCCCCGCGATCGTTCCATCAATATCTAATACGAGTAAGCGAATATCAGTCATTAGTTATCAGAAAAATTGGTAATTGGTAATTGTTTTCCCTTCTGCCCTCTGCCCTCTGCCTCCTGCCTTCTAAACACCAGACGGTTTAATAATTGCTTCCGCCTCTGCCAAAAGCGCGATCGCCTCATCAGAAGCTATCAGTCGCTTGAGAACCACTTGACCGATACTCGATGCTGCGGATGTACTTTGAGGCGGTTTGACTTCAATCATTAGCACTGCCTCTTCAACTTGATAGAGCCATAGGGTTTCTCCTTGTTCTACAATGCCGATACTGAGTTGTTGGATGTGCGGTTTACGCCGCCAAGCATTTTCGTTCCAGAGTCCGCCAAACTCCCAAACTCGACTAACATTCCAGCCATCCGATAGGAAAAAGTATTTCACGGGTGAGTTGTTTGTTTTAGTGAGGTTAGTCTTGGATTTGTTTTCAAATGTTTTTAATCCTCTCACACCCGCGTGCTTAATAATTTTGAATTGCAGCGCGAAACTCAAACCTTTAAACGCTATTCCGAGATATTATGCCTGAATTTCAGTTGATTCTTGTCGCAGTCTTGGCACTGTATGTGGCTTGGAATTTGGGCGCGAACGACGTTGCCAATTCAATGGGAACCTCTGTGGGTTCTAAAGCCCTGACTCTGAAACAGGCGCTAATTGTCGCCGGAGTTTTAGAATTTATCGGAGCGGTTGCATTCAGTCAAGGGGTGTCCGCCACACTCACAACAAAAATTGTCAATCCCATTCTTTTTCAAGATAATCCTCAATTGCTATTGGTGGGAATGGTTTCTGTATTGCTCGCGTGTGGGATTTGGTTGCAGATTGCCACGCGCCAGGGATTGCCCGTTGCCTCTTCTCACGCGGTTGTGGGCGCGATCGCGGGATTCAGCAGTCTCGCCGCCGGATGGAGTGCCGTTGAGTGGACGCAAATCGGTCAAATTTGCCTTGCTTGGATCGTTACGCCTTTGGGAAGTGGGGCAATTGCAGCATTATTTTACGCGATCGCGCGCCGGGAAATTCTCAATCGCACAACGCCCATCGCATCTCTACAAGAATGGATTCCCTGGTTAAGCAGCGTACTCTTCGCCTTGTTTGGCGTTATTGTCTTTCCTACGCTGTTTGGACGACCTTTCTTCGCCGTCGTTCCCCTCCCCTCCCACACCCTTGCTCTCGCCGCCGGAGGCACTGCCGCGATCGCCCTATCGATTGCAGCCTGGAAAGGGCTAGAGGGGACAACGATTGCAGGAAATACTCAACCTCAAAATCCACCTTCTCAAACCGTAGAACGTATCCTAGGGCGGTTTCAGGTAACAAGTGCCTGCTTTGTGGCATTCGCTCACGGTTCCAATGATGTTGGGAACGCGATCGCGCCCCTCGCCGCCATTGTCTACATCCTCCAGACCCAAACCGTTCCCCTTAACCCCTTCCCCATTCCCCTATGGATATTAGGGCTAGGAGGCATCGGTATCGTCCTCGGATTAGCCGTTCAAGGTAAAAACGTCATTTCCACCGTCGGCGAACGAATCATCCCCCTCCAACCCAGCAGCGGCTTTTGTGCCGAACTCGCCACCGCCACAACAATTTTAATTGCCTCTCGTCTCGGTTTCCCCGTCTCCACCTCCCACGCCCTCGTCGGAGCCGTTGTTGGCATTGGTCTGATTCAATCTCAAACCGAGATACGCAGTTCAACCCTGCAACCCATTGTCCTCGCTTGGGCAATCACCCTCCCCGCTTCCGCCCTTCTGTGCGCCCTTTGTTTTGCCATTTTGCGTCTGGGAGTGCTAGGAATGTAGGGACAGAAAGTTCAAGTTTTTAAGAGAAGCGACGCATTTTTCCGTCCAACCCTCTTCATCGACGATCCCTACATCTAATACAATGTCTGCAACGAGCGCCAAGTCAGGAAGACTTTCTCCAGAGGAAAATACAAATTTCTTCAAGTAAAGAACGGACAACCGATTAGCAATTCCGCCGAGAAGGCTGTTCGCATTAACCCAGTTGAGAATCGCGTGGATTCTCAGTCAATTGGCACAGAGGTTATAAGGCAAATGGGGCAACTGTACGACAGACCGGACAACATCAATAGCCCAGAATCAGGGGCGACAGAAAACCTGAGATCGCTTGCGCAAGAGCTAGACCGCCTCAAGCGCAACGTTATTCAGGAATTTTCCCAAGATATCGAGCAACTTCAAGCCAAAAAAGCGCAATTGCAACAGGAAACCGAGCAACTGGAGTTGAAACGACAACAACAAGTTGAGTACCAACAACAGCTTGCCAGACAAATTGCGCCCGCGATCGCGGAACGGCTTCAAGAACACCTGCGGCAACAAATCGACTACGGTACAACCGCAAGGGGAAGTAACGCTCAATCGGCATCCCAACTCAATGAATACAACGAAAACGCCTACCGCGCGATTTCATCCCTCGACTCAACCCTGAGAACCACGTTTAGGACGCTTCAACAAGACCTCAGCAGC
Above is a window of Lusitaniella coriacea LEGE 07157 DNA encoding:
- a CDS encoding Cof-type HAD-IIB family hydrolase produces the protein MTDIRLLVLDIDGTIAGISNEISPSVIEAIQAVQEKGIQVAIATGRMYRSALRFHQAINSPLPLLAYNGAWIQNPLTREIHRQLNVPIQAALELLDYFEQPEWRSRVGVHFYSNDCLYVREINADTEGYSRRSGVEPIAVGDLRTLLQHPITKVLALADTPQLIPKIAASLKARYTPEQLYLTQSSELFFETIHPQANKGSGVRFLAEEFLGLKPENVMAIGDNFNDLEMLEYAGLGIAMGDAPNAVKEVAQWVAPDVEGEGVAAAIQRFLL
- a CDS encoding inorganic phosphate transporter, translating into MPEFQLILVAVLALYVAWNLGANDVANSMGTSVGSKALTLKQALIVAGVLEFIGAVAFSQGVSATLTTKIVNPILFQDNPQLLLVGMVSVLLACGIWLQIATRQGLPVASSHAVVGAIAGFSSLAAGWSAVEWTQIGQICLAWIVTPLGSGAIAALFYAIARREILNRTTPIASLQEWIPWLSSVLFALFGVIVFPTLFGRPFFAVVPLPSHTLALAAGGTAAIALSIAAWKGLEGTTIAGNTQPQNPPSQTVERILGRFQVTSACFVAFAHGSNDVGNAIAPLAAIVYILQTQTVPLNPFPIPLWILGLGGIGIVLGLAVQGKNVISTVGERIIPLQPSSGFCAELATATTILIASRLGFPVSTSHALVGAVVGIGLIQSQTEIRSSTLQPIVLAWAITLPASALLCALCFAILRLGVLGM